CGCGGCGGGGCCGGGCGGGCGGTCACAACTCTTCGACTGTGCCTGAATTATGCGGAGCGACGCGGCATCGTGTCAAGAACAAATGCAGAACAAAAGCTGCGACCCAGCCTCTGAACCGTCATGGCGAGCCCCGGAAGTGCGTATCCATAGGCTGCGGTCACCGCCTGATGCGGCCGCCGTCGCTTCGATGGGCATGCGCATTGTGGCGCGATGCCTTTTCGCGGTTCCCGCATGTCCGCATGCTGCACCAGCGGCGTTTTCCTCCGCGAGACGTATCGACGAAGAGCCAGCCGCAGCGGGGGCAGGACCGGAGCCTTTCGGCCGGCAGGGTGAAGAAGGCCTCTACCGACAGCATGGCCAGGAAGGCGGCGACGGCCTCCGGGTCGCGCCACCGGACGGAGCCCGGTTCCAGCCTTGTCCCGCGCAGCTCGAGCGGTCCGGTCGAGAGCCCGTTCGCGGCGCGCAGGAACAGCAGGCCGAGCGCCTCCGCCGGAGGCGCTCCGGCGGCGACGCGCGCCTCGAAGATGGAGTACGACGCCTCCCTGATCTCCCGGACCCGCTCTACGAACCCGGCGTCGGCGATGCCGGCGACCGCTTGCGCCTGGCTGTCGTCGGCAAGGCCCGATGCGCGGAACCAGTTCCCGACGTCCCTGGCCGATTTCAGAAGCTCGTTGTCCCGCGCGGGAATTCGCCTGTCGAAAACGGCATTTGCGAGATCGAGCGCGGCATGCCCGCCGATGAAATGCTCGGGCAGCCACACTGTGTCCGCGTCGTCCGGCATGGAACTCAACCGTTAAAGTGGCGTTATCCGGTTAAATGCTGCTAACCGCTATCGCATGGATATCCGGTTTCGACGCATCGGGACAGCGCGGAGAGCGGCACCTGCAGCACAGGGCGCCATTCGCGGGCCGGACCGGCCGATCAAGGGAGGCATCTATGCTGAACGTCCACAAGACCAGGCATCGCATGATCGAGGTCGACGGGGTGCACCTGTTCTATCGCGAGGCGGGGCGGCACGAGGCGTGCGGCGTGCTGCTTCTGCACGGCCAGCCCAGCTCGTCCTACAGCTTCCGCGACGTGATGGGCCCGCTGGCCGAGGTGACACGCGTCGTCGCGCCCGATCTGCCCGGCTTCGGCTTCACCGAAGCGCCGGACGACTATCCCTATACGTTCGAGGCCATGGCACGGACGATCGACGCCTTGACGCGGGAGATCGGGCTGGAGCGGTTCTTCCTGTACGTCCACGATTTCGGGGCGCCCGTCGCCTACGCCCTGGCGCTGGCAAGCCCCGACCGGGTGATGGGGCTGATCATCCAGAACGGCAATGCCCATGAGGAGGGCCTTGGCCCGGATTGGGACGGGAACAAGGCCTACTGGGCCGATCCCACCCCCGAGAACCGCGCGAAGCTTCC
The Inquilinus sp. Marseille-Q2685 DNA segment above includes these coding regions:
- a CDS encoding CGNR zinc finger domain-containing protein; its protein translation is MPDDADTVWLPEHFIGGHAALDLANAVFDRRIPARDNELLKSARDVGNWFRASGLADDSQAQAVAGIADAGFVERVREIREASYSIFEARVAAGAPPAEALGLLFLRAANGLSTGPLELRGTRLEPGSVRWRDPEAVAAFLAMLSVEAFFTLPAERLRSCPRCGWLFVDTSRGGKRRWCSMRTCGNREKASRHNAHAHRSDGGRIRR
- a CDS encoding alpha/beta fold hydrolase, translated to MLNVHKTRHRMIEVDGVHLFYREAGRHEACGVLLLHGQPSSSYSFRDVMGPLAEVTRVVAPDLPGFGFTEAPDDYPYTFEAMARTIDALTREIGLERFFLYVHDFGAPVAYALALASPDRVMGLIIQNGNAHEEGLGPDWDGNKAYWADPTPENRAKLPEWLNFRGVRHTYVGDIPDRLKPLFAPDGWHLDWERMSRPGLVEIQFRIFADYGAYVARFPDIAAYHRDHQPPALLLWGRHDPYFEIEEVLAYARELDRLDMHIYDAAHLLLETHHRECAALMRDFILNVQSSAAIR